Proteins encoded by one window of Thermobaculum terrenum ATCC BAA-798:
- a CDS encoding DEAD/DEAH box helicase, producing the protein MLLSHEHIKSSFESLYPFELDDFQKEAIDAYLKEGSVLVAAPTGTGKTVIAEFGVHDAWLRGHRVMYTTPIKALSNQKYRDFRARYGDDVGLLTGDVIENSHGRILVMTTEVLRNMLLQTPWELEDVACVVFDEVHYLSDPERGTTWEEAIILCPEHIQLICLSATVSNAQEIADWISRVHRPTKLIAHYERAVPLSYYYFIDNTILPAFDKNGKLNKKLLNLGGEARQRFRRRVNLSVQESLESERTEPKPPDIVRVLRDKDMLPAIYFLFSRKDCEIAAELCRSMRLQLVTSKEQRDEIKRVIDLFSQRMLPEDRNLAQVKTVLDLARQGIGFHHAGLLPILKQLVEELFSRGLMKVVFATDTLALGINMPARSVVIGQMSKFDGQGVRPLIPNEFQQMAGRAGRRGIDKIGHVIVPYSSWVSFREAMEIATGELHPVQSAFVLRYNTVLNLWDPPKGDRVLYVLQQSLMQFQTNRQIRELSEEIKQWQVQIDSIDRGCLIGYSDGEELLSEYQELNHTRTAIAKRLEELRREQRALQERLKELPWKKPSREALRKLFRSLVPGTMVHLSQKGWCIYAGRSADGTIHLICDGKVHKLAAYNEIDYLPNPEDRIDLPIEISEDVCSGEIVELDELVWRKLQANIQQLELPDLEALIRRHREQIALSISDQMEALKFDEEQTQAELNDLLERIRNHPCDACEVRKQHQRNIREAARLMQRRAEAELELEERSRESERQIRKVLKGIVSVLHQFGYLEDGYQTEKTDLLANLFDTNGLIICEMIYRGYLDNLSPPDIAEVLSWFAYDRDRQFSNMHILPKHLINLRRQLDDLETRILRAESRAGVQISQGYNPYFFGMMRAWCNGASLSQILDKVDIGEGDLVMTFNKTLDLIRQVRDMLVQADPGSPLLPKLDQATALARRGIIEQSYRLGFSLDDDTKEIAESPLPESTIE; encoded by the coding sequence ATGCTTCTAAGTCACGAACACATAAAAAGTAGCTTCGAATCGCTCTACCCCTTTGAACTGGATGATTTTCAGAAGGAGGCTATAGACGCCTACCTTAAGGAGGGCTCCGTGCTCGTGGCTGCCCCCACAGGTACAGGCAAAACCGTAATAGCCGAGTTCGGAGTACATGATGCGTGGCTAAGGGGTCATCGCGTCATGTACACCACGCCCATCAAGGCCCTCAGCAACCAGAAGTACAGAGATTTCAGAGCCAGATACGGCGACGATGTAGGACTGCTCACCGGAGACGTGATAGAGAATAGCCATGGGCGCATACTGGTAATGACAACTGAGGTCCTGCGTAACATGCTGCTACAGACTCCCTGGGAGCTGGAAGACGTAGCATGTGTGGTCTTCGACGAGGTGCACTATCTATCTGACCCAGAGCGAGGTACGACCTGGGAAGAGGCCATAATCCTATGCCCAGAGCACATACAGCTGATATGCCTGTCAGCCACGGTATCTAACGCTCAGGAAATAGCCGACTGGATAAGCAGGGTACATCGGCCCACAAAGTTGATAGCTCACTACGAGAGGGCCGTACCACTTTCCTATTACTACTTCATAGATAACACTATCCTGCCGGCCTTTGATAAGAACGGCAAGCTCAACAAGAAGCTCCTTAACCTTGGCGGAGAAGCAAGGCAGAGGTTCAGAAGGCGTGTGAACTTGTCCGTCCAAGAAAGCTTGGAGAGTGAGAGAACGGAACCCAAGCCTCCAGATATCGTCCGTGTCCTGAGAGACAAAGACATGCTGCCTGCTATATATTTCCTTTTCAGCCGCAAGGATTGCGAGATCGCAGCCGAGCTATGCAGGTCTATGCGCCTGCAACTAGTAACCAGCAAAGAGCAGAGAGACGAGATAAAAAGGGTTATAGACTTGTTCTCTCAGAGGATGCTGCCAGAGGATCGCAATCTTGCGCAAGTGAAGACAGTGCTGGACCTAGCCAGACAAGGGATAGGCTTCCATCATGCGGGGTTGCTCCCCATCCTCAAACAGCTCGTGGAGGAGCTTTTCTCCAGAGGACTTATGAAGGTCGTATTCGCCACCGATACTCTGGCCCTGGGAATAAACATGCCAGCCAGATCAGTGGTTATAGGACAGATGAGCAAGTTCGATGGGCAGGGAGTGCGCCCCCTCATACCCAACGAGTTTCAGCAGATGGCAGGTAGAGCTGGGAGGAGAGGCATAGACAAAATAGGGCATGTAATTGTCCCCTACAGCTCATGGGTAAGCTTCAGGGAAGCCATGGAAATAGCTACCGGAGAACTCCACCCCGTACAGAGCGCTTTCGTACTTCGCTATAACACCGTTCTCAACCTCTGGGATCCTCCCAAAGGCGACAGGGTGCTGTATGTTCTGCAGCAGAGCCTAATGCAGTTTCAAACCAACAGGCAGATCCGTGAGCTATCGGAAGAAATCAAGCAGTGGCAGGTTCAAATAGACTCCATAGACAGGGGCTGCCTCATAGGTTATTCCGATGGCGAGGAGCTGCTTAGCGAGTATCAGGAACTCAACCACACACGTACAGCCATCGCTAAAAGACTGGAGGAGCTAAGGAGAGAGCAAAGAGCCCTGCAGGAAAGACTCAAAGAGCTTCCCTGGAAAAAGCCTTCCAGGGAAGCTCTGAGGAAACTCTTTCGATCTCTTGTCCCTGGGACCATGGTTCACCTATCCCAAAAGGGATGGTGTATATATGCTGGCAGGAGTGCAGATGGCACCATACATCTTATATGCGATGGCAAAGTACACAAGCTCGCTGCCTACAACGAGATAGACTATCTACCTAACCCCGAAGATCGCATAGACCTCCCGATAGAGATTTCGGAAGATGTTTGTTCAGGCGAGATAGTTGAGCTGGATGAACTCGTATGGCGCAAGCTACAGGCTAATATCCAGCAACTGGAACTACCAGATCTCGAAGCACTAATACGCAGACACCGAGAACAGATAGCTCTATCCATCTCTGATCAGATGGAGGCCTTGAAATTCGACGAGGAGCAGACCCAGGCTGAGCTCAACGACCTTCTAGAGCGTATACGCAACCATCCATGCGATGCTTGCGAAGTCCGTAAGCAGCACCAAAGGAACATTAGAGAAGCTGCTCGCCTGATGCAGAGAAGAGCAGAGGCCGAACTAGAGCTGGAGGAGCGATCTCGCGAGAGCGAGCGCCAGATCAGAAAAGTTCTCAAAGGCATAGTATCGGTGCTTCACCAATTTGGATATCTAGAGGATGGATACCAAACCGAGAAAACAGATCTGCTTGCCAATCTGTTCGACACTAACGGATTAATCATCTGCGAGATGATATACAGGGGTTATCTTGACAACCTGTCACCTCCAGATATAGCAGAAGTGTTATCATGGTTTGCTTATGACCGAGATCGTCAGTTCAGCAACATGCACATACTCCCCAAGCACCTTATCAACCTCAGGAGGCAGTTAGATGATCTGGAGACCAGGATACTGCGTGCTGAATCCAGAGCAGGAGTCCAGATCTCACAAGGCTATAACCCATACTTCTTCGGTATGATGCGAGCGTGGTGCAACGGCGCCAGCCTGTCACAGATCCTGGACAAGGTGGATATAGGCGAAGGCGATCTGGTCATGACCTTCAACAAAACCCTGGATCTCATCAGGCAGGTCAGAGATATGCTCGTGCAGGCAGACCCTGGATCACCCTTGCTTCCAAAACTTGACCAGGCGACCGCACTTGCACGCAGAGGCATTATAGAGCAGAGCTACAGACTAGGCTTCAGCCTGGATGACGATACTAAAGAGATCGCAGAGTCTCCATTACCAGAGAGCACTATAGAGTAA
- a CDS encoding ABC transporter ATP-binding protein, which yields MRLTTTTSYSSTTDSERSALAIDVRNLTKKYKNGKVANDHLSLQVDRGTIFGLLGPNGAGKTTLVLQILGLLAPTSGSIYVEGIDVISNPEKVKPLAGYMPQTRIAMRNLEVDRALYITGRLRGQSHEQARKQSEGLLEMLDLTEHRKQFIDRLSGGLLRVAAMGMALMGDPHLVVLDEPTNELDPVRRRMVWDVILGLQDYYKHPVTCLLVTHNVLEAERIVERVAIIDKGKVAAIGTPGELKSQLGDEVRLEVVIKPDVLTEEIALKVEETLHDFGRVIPFRQGQYAVFVPRVGVGSATDKILGALDGLVDDFRLSPPSLEDVYIHVTGSKIELEDEQ from the coding sequence ATGCGCTTGACAACTACGACATCCTACTCATCAACAACCGATAGCGAACGGTCTGCACTGGCAATAGACGTAAGAAATCTGACCAAGAAGTACAAGAACGGCAAAGTAGCCAACGACCATCTCTCACTACAGGTGGACAGAGGCACCATATTCGGCCTACTTGGGCCCAATGGAGCCGGCAAGACCACGCTGGTCCTGCAGATACTAGGGTTGCTGGCCCCAACTTCCGGAAGCATATATGTGGAAGGTATAGACGTTATAAGCAATCCTGAAAAGGTCAAGCCCCTGGCTGGATACATGCCACAAACCCGTATAGCCATGCGTAATTTGGAGGTAGATAGAGCCCTATACATCACAGGGAGGCTGCGTGGGCAATCTCACGAGCAAGCGCGCAAGCAGTCAGAGGGCTTGCTGGAGATGCTGGACCTAACCGAACATCGCAAGCAGTTTATTGACAGGTTATCTGGTGGACTACTAAGGGTGGCAGCTATGGGTATGGCACTAATGGGAGATCCCCATTTGGTAGTGCTAGATGAGCCCACCAACGAGCTGGATCCCGTCAGGAGAAGAATGGTATGGGATGTTATCCTTGGCCTCCAAGACTATTACAAGCACCCGGTCACTTGTCTTTTGGTCACCCACAACGTACTGGAGGCCGAAAGGATAGTTGAGAGAGTAGCCATAATAGACAAAGGCAAAGTAGCAGCCATAGGCACCCCTGGAGAGCTTAAGTCTCAGTTGGGTGATGAAGTTAGGCTAGAGGTGGTTATCAAGCCCGATGTCCTTACAGAAGAGATTGCTCTTAAGGTCGAAGAGACCCTGCATGATTTCGGAAGAGTCATCCCATTTCGTCAAGGTCAGTACGCGGTATTCGTCCCACGCGTGGGGGTAGGCAGCGCCACTGACAAAATACTTGGTGCGCTTGATGGCCTCGTGGATGACTTCAGGCTTTCCCCACCCTCCCTCGAAGACGTGTACATCCACGTTACCGGCAGCAAGATAGAGCTGGAGGATGAACAATGA
- a CDS encoding RNA polymerase sigma factor, whose protein sequence is MTPNAQSFEVQERERLVRIYRSLTGDPDTAEDLAQEAIIEAWRNKHKLHDPSGRWRWLSNIARKVYLRWSRDRARDYRRMEIVGQDLSNRLELMEDPELSIELEREELATILDEALRHLPAETRSILLQHVVEGMPQADIARKLGISEGAVAVRIHRGKLLLRKILLSRPDYVGIYNIGASPSSWQPTDIWCPFCGLDKLQGKLDPATDTFMMKCPTCTPSPDDQLINGSNIGIARSYTTLNGALNKLMKEACEYYGQGLRTRRTQCLSCGTTIPLWIELAPDSECPIKTSMHFITAICQHCQEESRSLLAGHALSLPQGRAFWKANKRIRMLPEQNVEREGRKAAVTAFESVSRSAKYEVVYALDNYDILLINNR, encoded by the coding sequence ATGACACCAAACGCACAATCATTTGAGGTACAAGAGAGGGAAAGGCTGGTACGGATCTACAGGAGTCTTACTGGAGATCCAGATACCGCTGAAGATCTGGCACAGGAAGCCATTATCGAGGCCTGGCGCAACAAGCACAAGCTTCATGACCCGTCCGGCAGGTGGAGGTGGCTGTCCAATATAGCTCGTAAGGTTTACCTGCGATGGTCAAGAGATAGGGCCAGAGACTACAGGCGCATGGAGATTGTTGGCCAAGATTTGTCCAACAGGCTAGAGCTCATGGAGGATCCGGAGCTGTCGATCGAGCTTGAACGTGAGGAGCTAGCAACAATACTTGACGAAGCCTTACGCCATCTTCCGGCAGAGACCAGATCCATCCTCCTGCAGCATGTAGTTGAAGGAATGCCGCAGGCCGACATAGCTCGAAAGCTTGGGATTTCCGAAGGAGCAGTAGCTGTCAGAATACACAGAGGCAAACTGCTTCTTAGAAAGATACTCCTCTCCCGACCCGATTACGTAGGGATCTACAACATAGGTGCCTCGCCAAGCTCATGGCAACCCACAGATATATGGTGCCCCTTCTGCGGGTTAGACAAGCTACAGGGCAAGCTGGACCCGGCAACCGACACGTTTATGATGAAGTGTCCTACATGTACCCCGTCACCCGACGATCAGCTCATCAACGGGAGCAATATAGGTATAGCAAGATCCTATACCACACTAAATGGCGCGCTCAACAAACTCATGAAGGAGGCTTGCGAATATTATGGGCAGGGTTTACGCACTCGTAGGACGCAATGCCTAAGCTGTGGCACAACGATACCTTTGTGGATCGAGCTAGCTCCAGATAGCGAGTGTCCAATAAAAACCTCCATGCACTTCATCACCGCTATATGCCAGCATTGCCAGGAGGAGAGCAGGTCGTTGCTCGCCGGCCATGCTCTCAGTTTGCCCCAAGGCAGGGCGTTCTGGAAGGCCAACAAGAGGATACGTATGTTGCCTGAGCAGAACGTGGAACGAGAGGGAAGAAAAGCTGCGGTCACAGCCTTCGAGAGCGTTTCCAGATCCGCAAAATATGAGGTTGTATATGCGCTTGACAACTACGACATCCTACTCATCAACAACCGATAG
- a CDS encoding ABC transporter permease, with protein MRRFWLEVRYLFTIQILEERGWLAGTIFFTTVFPLLLVFGLGLIGSGQTKEGLTYIITGSTISSLTFVGITMVGQSLGWMKDRGDFLYYASLPISKSSLIVAVMASKLVLQLPGIIAALVGGTLMYDLHFKPNPVVIIILPLTALALSGLGAAIGLLSPSYQLVNIFSQVAGITVMFAAPVMIPWESLPRVLQWFGWLLPPSYAADALRRAVLGINDTRLMMDLLVLTTCALVSIIGVTRGLRWRLR; from the coding sequence ATGAGAAGATTTTGGCTGGAGGTACGTTACCTCTTCACTATTCAAATACTTGAGGAAAGGGGATGGCTGGCAGGTACTATATTCTTCACTACTGTGTTCCCCTTGTTGTTGGTGTTTGGTCTCGGGCTCATAGGCAGTGGACAAACTAAGGAGGGACTAACCTATATAATAACGGGCTCCACCATCTCTTCGCTTACTTTCGTAGGCATCACCATGGTAGGACAATCCCTGGGCTGGATGAAGGACCGAGGCGACTTCTTGTACTACGCATCATTACCTATCTCCAAGTCCAGCCTCATAGTAGCTGTCATGGCTAGCAAGCTGGTACTACAACTGCCAGGGATCATCGCAGCTCTGGTAGGTGGCACCCTGATGTACGACTTACACTTCAAACCTAATCCAGTAGTAATAATCATACTCCCGCTAACCGCGCTTGCTCTCTCAGGGCTAGGAGCTGCAATAGGATTGCTCAGTCCGAGCTATCAATTGGTTAACATTTTCAGCCAGGTGGCTGGCATTACAGTGATGTTCGCAGCCCCTGTGATGATTCCCTGGGAGAGTCTACCTAGAGTTCTCCAATGGTTTGGTTGGCTGCTACCCCCCTCATATGCTGCCGATGCATTGCGAAGGGCTGTGTTAGGCATAAATGACACAAGGCTCATGATGGATCTCCTGGTCCTGACAACATGCGCCCTCGTATCCATCATAGGTGTAACAAGGGGACTGAGGTGGCGTTTAAGATGA
- the gltB gene encoding glutamate synthase large subunit — protein sequence MGKREELQATCKRPYGMPDAEGLYDPSFEKDACGVAFVVDIKGRKSSDVVQKALLALQNLLHRGAVGAEKNTGDGSGILIQIPHNFLKAECLKLGFELPEPGEYAVGMVFLPKVEEQAKPCQELFEQEIMRAGQKVLGWRDVPQDNSMIGDIARSGEPLMRQVFIGKGEAIEDEEHFERVLYLIRRRVEKAVDNSNIPSKDMFYVPSLSCRTLVYKGMLSADQLPAYFADLRSPLLESAIALVHQRFSTNTFPTWSLAHPFRMLAHNGEINTLRGNINWMRAREGQMESELFDDDLRDILPVIQEGGSDSATLDNVLELLVRAGRSLPHAMMMLIPEAWSGHEGMSEIKKNFYDYHASLMEPWDGPAAVAFTDGRLVGAVLDRNGLRPARYYVTKDDQVILASEVGVLDVAPEDVVYKGRIEPGKMLLIDTVEGRIVDDAELKARIASEKPYGRWLSENRVKIDDLPAPPHVPEPDHNTVLQRQQIFGYTHEENRIIIIPMAKNGEEPIGSMGTDTPIAVLSERPQLLFNYFKQLFAQVTNPPLDAIREELVTSVDTLLGPEKNLLKPEPDSCRQIEIPSPIIDNEQLAAIINFEAPGFKTKVLPMLFSARDGVKGLERALDKLFEEADKAIDEGYTILVLSDRGVNKDLAPIPSLLATAGLHHHLVRNGKRTKVGLIVETGEAREVHHYCLLIGYGAGCINPYLAFETIDDLIRDGHITGIDHATAVKKYIKAVNKGVLKVMSKMGISTLQSYRGAQIFEAIGLNQEVVQKYFTGTPSRIGGVGLDVIAEEALARHRRAFPERPIPGQPDLEWGGEYQWRRDGEYHMYNPETIAKLQYATRSGQYNIFKEYSRLIDDQSRKLATLRGLFELKFSDKPVPLDEVEPVESIVKRFATGAMSFGSISQEAHETLAIAMNRIGGKSNTGEGGEDPARYIPDPNGDSRRSAIKQVASGRFGVTSEYLVNADEIQIKMAQGAKPGEGGQLPGNKVYPWIAKVRHSTPGVGLISPPPHHDIYSIEDLAQLIYDLKNSNPRARISVKLVAEVGVGTVAAGVAKAHADVVLISGHDGGTGASPISSLKHAGIPWELGLAETQQVLVKNNLRSRIVVQVDGHLKTGRDVVIAALLGAEEFGFATAPLVVLGCIMMRVCHLNTCPVGIATQDPVLRKRFAGKPEYVQNFFYFIAQEVRELMAQLGFRTMDEMIGRIDKLDIRPAVNHWKAKGVDLSSILHQPEEYKYYAIRCTESQYHGLETALDNQLIELCKDSLENGTPIRIEMPIRNVNRTVGTMLGSELTRRHGGKGLPDDTIHIKFRGSAGQSFGAFLPKGITLELEGDANDHVGKGLSGGKIIAYPPSESRFVPEENILIGNVALYGATSGEAYFRGKAGERFAVRNSGAHAVVEGVGDHGCEYMTGGRVVVLGKTGRNFAAGMSGGIAYVLNEDGNFERRCNLEMVELEGLEEDDIETIHRMIQKHYEYTNSSVAAKILDNWDYYLPMFVKVMPKDYKRVLQEQKQQPQEVVEVSHGS from the coding sequence ATGGGGAAAAGAGAAGAGTTGCAAGCTACATGTAAGCGTCCATATGGAATGCCCGATGCTGAGGGACTATATGACCCTTCCTTTGAGAAAGATGCCTGTGGTGTAGCGTTTGTAGTTGACATCAAAGGAAGGAAATCCTCCGATGTCGTCCAGAAAGCACTACTTGCACTCCAGAATCTTTTGCATAGAGGAGCAGTAGGTGCCGAGAAGAATACTGGAGATGGCTCAGGCATTCTGATCCAGATCCCTCACAATTTCCTTAAGGCTGAGTGCTTGAAGCTTGGCTTCGAGCTACCTGAGCCCGGCGAATACGCCGTTGGCATGGTTTTCCTGCCCAAGGTAGAGGAACAAGCAAAGCCCTGCCAGGAATTGTTTGAGCAGGAGATAATGCGCGCCGGGCAAAAGGTGCTTGGGTGGCGCGACGTCCCGCAGGATAACAGCATGATAGGCGATATAGCCCGCAGCGGCGAGCCTCTGATGCGCCAGGTGTTCATAGGTAAAGGGGAGGCCATAGAGGACGAGGAGCACTTTGAGCGCGTGCTCTACCTCATACGCCGCCGAGTGGAGAAGGCGGTAGACAACTCGAACATACCCTCCAAAGACATGTTCTATGTACCAAGCCTCTCATGTAGGACTTTGGTTTATAAGGGCATGCTGTCGGCGGACCAGCTACCAGCCTACTTCGCCGATCTGAGAAGCCCCTTACTGGAAAGCGCTATCGCTCTGGTTCACCAACGATTCAGCACCAACACCTTTCCCACATGGTCCCTGGCGCATCCATTCAGGATGCTAGCTCACAATGGTGAGATCAACACGCTCCGCGGCAACATTAACTGGATGCGTGCCCGAGAAGGGCAGATGGAATCTGAGCTGTTTGACGATGATCTAAGGGACATCCTGCCCGTAATTCAGGAGGGAGGAAGCGACTCAGCAACCCTAGACAACGTCCTTGAGTTGCTGGTAAGAGCTGGGCGCTCTCTACCCCATGCTATGATGATGCTCATCCCCGAGGCATGGTCAGGCCACGAGGGTATGAGTGAGATCAAGAAGAATTTCTATGACTACCACGCCTCCCTTATGGAGCCCTGGGACGGACCTGCCGCGGTGGCCTTTACAGATGGCCGCCTGGTGGGTGCCGTCCTAGACCGCAACGGCCTGAGACCGGCCAGATATTACGTTACAAAGGATGATCAGGTAATACTGGCCTCGGAAGTGGGTGTTCTGGACGTAGCGCCAGAAGATGTGGTCTATAAGGGCAGGATTGAGCCGGGCAAGATGCTTCTAATAGATACCGTCGAGGGGCGCATAGTCGATGATGCCGAACTCAAGGCTCGTATAGCTAGTGAGAAGCCCTATGGCAGGTGGCTATCGGAGAACCGAGTCAAGATAGATGATCTGCCCGCACCTCCTCACGTGCCTGAGCCAGATCACAATACCGTACTCCAGCGTCAGCAGATATTTGGCTACACGCATGAGGAGAACAGGATCATAATCATCCCCATGGCAAAGAACGGTGAAGAGCCTATCGGTTCTATGGGCACAGATACCCCTATAGCTGTGCTCTCCGAACGACCACAGCTGCTATTCAACTACTTCAAGCAGCTGTTCGCTCAAGTTACCAATCCTCCTCTGGACGCCATAAGAGAAGAGCTGGTAACATCAGTGGACACCCTGCTCGGTCCTGAAAAGAACCTGCTTAAGCCTGAGCCCGATAGCTGCCGACAGATAGAGATACCTTCACCCATCATAGACAATGAACAGCTCGCAGCGATAATAAACTTCGAAGCTCCCGGATTCAAGACAAAGGTCCTGCCAATGCTCTTCTCAGCTCGCGATGGAGTAAAGGGACTGGAGAGAGCGCTCGATAAGCTCTTTGAAGAAGCTGACAAGGCCATAGATGAAGGCTACACGATACTGGTGCTCTCCGACAGGGGCGTAAATAAAGATCTAGCGCCGATCCCCAGCCTTCTGGCCACGGCAGGACTACACCATCACTTGGTACGCAACGGCAAGCGTACCAAGGTGGGACTGATAGTAGAGACCGGAGAGGCCAGGGAGGTACATCATTACTGCCTGCTCATAGGCTACGGAGCTGGCTGTATCAACCCATACCTAGCATTTGAGACCATAGATGACCTGATAAGAGATGGGCACATTACTGGCATAGACCACGCTACGGCCGTCAAGAAATACATCAAAGCGGTCAACAAGGGCGTGCTTAAAGTTATGTCCAAGATGGGTATCTCCACCCTGCAGAGCTACAGAGGTGCCCAGATATTCGAGGCCATAGGACTGAATCAGGAAGTAGTCCAGAAATATTTCACTGGCACCCCTTCCAGGATAGGGGGTGTTGGTCTCGATGTCATAGCTGAAGAGGCCCTGGCGCGCCATAGAAGGGCTTTTCCAGAAAGACCGATTCCAGGCCAGCCAGATCTGGAATGGGGTGGAGAGTACCAGTGGCGTCGAGACGGCGAGTACCACATGTACAATCCGGAGACTATAGCCAAGTTACAATATGCTACTCGCTCGGGCCAGTACAACATATTCAAAGAATACTCTCGCCTAATAGACGACCAGAGCAGGAAGCTAGCTACTCTGCGTGGCTTGTTCGAGCTCAAGTTCTCGGACAAACCTGTGCCCCTAGATGAAGTGGAGCCCGTAGAGTCCATAGTCAAAAGATTCGCCACCGGAGCCATGTCCTTTGGATCGATCAGCCAGGAAGCTCACGAAACCCTAGCCATAGCTATGAACAGGATCGGGGGTAAGAGCAATACGGGCGAAGGTGGCGAGGACCCAGCCAGGTATATCCCGGATCCTAACGGCGATTCGCGCCGCAGCGCCATTAAGCAGGTAGCGTCAGGCAGGTTCGGAGTCACAAGCGAATACCTGGTAAATGCTGACGAGATACAGATCAAGATGGCCCAGGGAGCAAAGCCTGGTGAAGGAGGACAACTTCCCGGGAACAAGGTCTATCCCTGGATAGCCAAGGTCAGGCACTCGACTCCCGGCGTGGGGCTGATATCTCCTCCGCCTCACCACGACATATATTCCATCGAAGACCTGGCACAGCTTATATATGACCTCAAGAACTCTAATCCAAGGGCCAGAATAAGCGTCAAGCTGGTGGCGGAGGTTGGGGTTGGGACTGTGGCAGCTGGTGTGGCAAAGGCTCATGCCGATGTCGTGCTCATCAGCGGCCATGACGGAGGGACAGGAGCCTCACCCATATCCAGCCTCAAGCATGCAGGTATCCCATGGGAACTGGGTCTCGCTGAAACACAGCAGGTCCTGGTCAAGAACAACCTCAGGAGCAGGATCGTCGTACAGGTCGATGGGCACCTCAAGACTGGTAGGGACGTGGTGATCGCAGCCCTGTTGGGAGCCGAGGAGTTCGGTTTTGCAACAGCTCCGTTGGTGGTACTCGGATGCATTATGATGAGAGTCTGCCACCTGAATACATGTCCTGTAGGCATAGCCACACAAGATCCAGTACTACGAAAGAGGTTTGCCGGTAAGCCCGAGTACGTGCAGAACTTCTTCTACTTCATCGCCCAAGAAGTCAGAGAGCTCATGGCTCAGTTGGGCTTCCGAACAATGGATGAGATGATAGGCAGAATAGACAAGCTCGACATACGTCCTGCCGTCAATCACTGGAAGGCTAAGGGAGTCGACCTATCATCGATCCTGCATCAGCCGGAAGAATACAAGTACTACGCGATAAGATGTACCGAGTCACAGTATCACGGACTGGAAACAGCGCTTGATAATCAGCTTATAGAGCTGTGTAAGGACTCTCTCGAGAACGGCACACCTATCCGGATAGAGATGCCGATAAGAAACGTCAACAGGACCGTGGGCACTATGCTAGGGAGCGAGCTCACACGCAGGCACGGAGGTAAAGGGCTCCCGGACGATACTATCCATATAAAGTTCAGAGGCTCTGCCGGACAAAGCTTTGGAGCCTTCCTGCCAAAGGGCATAACTTTGGAGCTGGAAGGAGATGCTAACGATCACGTTGGCAAGGGACTGTCCGGAGGCAAGATCATAGCTTATCCTCCAAGCGAGTCCAGGTTTGTTCCTGAAGAGAATATCCTGATAGGTAACGTGGCCCTGTATGGTGCTACATCTGGCGAGGCCTACTTCCGGGGGAAGGCTGGAGAGAGGTTTGCAGTCCGCAACAGCGGCGCCCATGCGGTAGTTGAGGGAGTTGGTGACCATGGCTGTGAGTACATGACCGGTGGCAGGGTAGTAGTACTCGGAAAGACAGGGCGTAACTTCGCAGCCGGTATGAGCGGAGGTATAGCATACGTCCTGAATGAAGACGGTAACTTCGAAAGAAGATGCAACCTGGAGATGGTCGAGTTAGAAGGACTGGAAGAGGATGATATCGAGACCATTCACAGGATGATACAGAAGCACTATGAGTACACGAACAGCTCGGTAGCAGCGAAAATCCTCGATAACTGGGACTACTACCTGCCCATGTTTGTGAAGGTTATGCCCAAGGACTACAAGCGAGTGCTACAAGAGCAGAAGCAGCAACCTCAGGAAGTTGTGGAGGTAAGCCATGGTTCGTAA
- a CDS encoding DUF7224 domain-containing protein produces the protein MASLILLTQRIGLIRISASLLIAIAGFTLGASLVRGLGPEPLVPRNPKLLVCSNQWPKVCVWPEHKSRLNEVSEIARRAATAWKSTGINVPNTFSEYSSLQRNENSFGFSILANRVIITNSMAYSMLPPTPDCPEDKPWLGGENQEYLNAWLDEVAGLTPNQISSVFSPDVLQTVARVRHMSISEQRAWYERNFRMAQRCASISHR, from the coding sequence GTGGCATCTCTAATCCTTTTGACCCAGAGGATAGGGCTTATTCGCATATCCGCCTCCCTGCTAATAGCTATTGCGGGTTTCACATTGGGAGCATCACTGGTAAGAGGATTGGGTCCAGAACCTCTAGTTCCTCGGAATCCCAAATTACTGGTTTGTTCAAACCAATGGCCCAAAGTATGCGTGTGGCCAGAGCACAAGTCCAGACTTAATGAGGTATCTGAAATCGCAAGAAGAGCTGCTACTGCCTGGAAGTCAACCGGAATAAATGTGCCAAATACCTTCTCTGAGTACAGTTCACTTCAACGAAATGAAAATAGCTTTGGCTTCAGCATCCTGGCGAATAGAGTCATCATCACTAACTCAATGGCCTATAGCATGCTACCTCCGACGCCTGATTGCCCTGAGGATAAGCCCTGGTTAGGAGGCGAAAACCAGGAGTATCTGAATGCTTGGTTAGACGAGGTGGCGGGACTAACTCCCAATCAAATCTCTAGTGTGTTCTCCCCAGATGTACTGCAGACTGTAGCGCGAGTGCGTCACATGTCAATATCTGAGCAAAGGGCATGGTACGAAAGGAATTTCCGTATGGCACAGAGGTGTGCATCCATATCGCATCGCTAG